The proteins below come from a single Iocasia fonsfrigidae genomic window:
- a CDS encoding Na+/H+ antiporter NhaC family protein produces MDNYGILSLVPPLLAIVLAWRTKEVILSLFIGVFAGAMLMADYNPLVGFMETLDKYMLGSLSDSWNAGIIVFLLAMGAMIGVINKAGGVWAIGEYVARKAHSVKNTQFATWLMGIFIFFDDYANTLIVGNTMRPITDKMKISREKLSFIVDLTAAAVSSIVPISTWIAFEVGVIRDGLNAIGVEQSAYTTFVQTIPYRFYSIFALVFALILIYTARDFGPMYKAEKRARLTGRVIRENSTPMVSKELEAIGKPEGRSFNIFDSFLPIFAVILVTIYGLWYNGGGTSPDKTIWQAFGDADASIVLLWSSFAGILVGGLLALIKRILSISEIMESIIDGAKSMLIACMILLLAWSIGGITEDLGTANYLVSVLAGSIPPFLVPVLLYIISGFIAFTIGSSWGTVAIVMPLAIPLGFSIGVPLLPTIAAVLTAAVMGDHCSPISDTTIMSSTASAVDHIDHVSTQLPYVLIVGAVALLIGFLPAGFGVSWYFLLPLGVIALYLIVRSIGKSVKEEDLLIS; encoded by the coding sequence ATGGATAATTATGGAATACTATCATTGGTTCCACCGTTGCTGGCAATAGTACTGGCCTGGCGTACTAAAGAGGTTATTTTATCGCTTTTTATAGGTGTTTTTGCAGGTGCTATGCTTATGGCTGATTATAATCCGCTTGTTGGTTTTATGGAAACACTTGATAAGTATATGCTGGGTTCATTATCTGATTCATGGAATGCTGGGATTATAGTTTTTCTACTGGCTATGGGGGCTATGATAGGTGTAATTAATAAGGCAGGTGGTGTTTGGGCGATTGGTGAATATGTGGCTAGAAAAGCACATTCAGTTAAAAATACACAATTTGCTACCTGGTTAATGGGGATATTCATTTTCTTTGATGATTATGCTAATACCTTGATTGTAGGTAATACGATGCGCCCTATTACTGACAAGATGAAGATATCCCGGGAAAAACTTTCTTTTATCGTAGACCTGACAGCAGCTGCTGTTTCAAGTATTGTTCCTATTTCGACCTGGATAGCATTTGAGGTTGGTGTAATCAGGGATGGACTTAATGCTATTGGTGTGGAACAAAGTGCTTATACTACTTTTGTACAAACTATACCATATAGGTTCTACAGCATTTTTGCCCTGGTCTTTGCCTTGATATTGATCTATACTGCCAGGGATTTTGGGCCAATGTATAAGGCTGAAAAAAGGGCAAGATTAACTGGTAGAGTGATTCGTGAAAATTCTACACCCATGGTTTCCAAAGAATTAGAGGCTATTGGAAAACCTGAAGGTAGGAGTTTTAATATATTTGATTCTTTTCTACCGATATTTGCTGTAATTTTAGTGACTATTTACGGCCTCTGGTATAATGGTGGTGGAACAAGTCCTGATAAGACAATCTGGCAGGCTTTTGGAGATGCTGATGCCAGTATAGTATTACTCTGGTCATCTTTTGCTGGTATTCTTGTAGGGGGATTACTGGCTTTGATTAAAAGAATTTTATCTATCTCTGAAATTATGGAATCGATTATTGATGGTGCTAAATCTATGTTAATAGCCTGTATGATCTTACTACTGGCCTGGTCTATTGGTGGAATTACAGAAGACCTGGGGACGGCAAATTACCTGGTTAGTGTTTTAGCAGGTAGTATTCCACCTTTTCTGGTACCTGTGTTACTATACATAATATCAGGTTTTATTGCTTTTACTATTGGGAGCTCATGGGGTACTGTAGCAATTGTAATGCCTCTGGCTATTCCGCTGGGTTTTTCTATTGGTGTACCACTACTTCCTACTATTGCAGCTGTACTAACTGCTGCTGTTATGGGTGATCACTGTTCTCCTATTTCTGATACTACGATTATGTCATCTACTGCTTCTGCTGTAGACCATATAGATCATGTAAGTACCCAACTGCCGTATGTTTTGATTGTTGGGGCTGTAGCTTTATTAATAGGTTTCCTGCCGGCTGGTTTTGGGGTATCATGGTACTTCTTATTACCCCTTGGGGTTATAGCCCTATACCTGATTGTCAGGTCTATAGGGAAGAGTGTCAAAGAAGAGGATCTATTAATTTCTTAA
- a CDS encoding NUDIX hydrolase encodes MNRCDLQKVVAKLPEYPGIIGKEEIFFNSAVLIPLLEIAGEYHFLFEVRAGNIRQGNEICFPGGKYEPDHDANYQEAAVRETVEELGIPREKIIVKGELGTFLAPMGASIDSFLAVLKIKDTAELMINKKEVKEVFTAPVSFFRDNSPEEYKVRLEIQPFFKDENGREEIYLPAKDLGLPERYHKPWGGKRYDIILYRYQEKIIWGITAQLVRGFINLL; translated from the coding sequence ATGAATAGATGTGATTTGCAAAAGGTGGTAGCTAAATTACCTGAATATCCAGGAATAATAGGAAAAGAGGAAATTTTTTTTAACTCTGCTGTTTTAATTCCATTACTTGAGATTGCTGGGGAATATCATTTTCTTTTTGAGGTTCGGGCAGGAAATATTCGTCAGGGGAATGAGATATGTTTTCCTGGTGGTAAATATGAGCCTGATCATGATGCTAATTACCAGGAGGCAGCTGTGAGAGAAACTGTTGAGGAGTTAGGAATACCCAGAGAGAAAATAATTGTTAAGGGTGAGCTGGGGACGTTTCTGGCACCTATGGGGGCTAGTATAGATTCTTTTCTTGCTGTATTAAAGATTAAAGATACAGCTGAATTGATGATTAATAAAAAGGAGGTTAAAGAGGTCTTTACAGCACCAGTATCTTTTTTTAGAGATAATTCTCCGGAAGAATATAAAGTAAGACTTGAGATCCAGCCATTTTTTAAGGATGAGAATGGTAGAGAAGAGATCTATCTGCCGGCTAAAGACTTGGGTCTGCCGGAAAGATACCATAAACCATGGGGTGGGAAGAGATATGATATTATTTTATACCGCTATCAAGAGAAAATTATCTGGGGTATTACTGCCCAATTAGTTAGAGGCTTTATAAATCTGCTGTAA
- a CDS encoding prenyltransferase — translation MLNKTETLSRLKYWLIAIRPFGFATTTVSTSVGAALAFYHGIFDLKLHLISMIPLMLIHTGTNLINDYFDYIIGLDHGDSLSSSGLNRVKGKIKPEEFYKVGLWCFFLSIPFGIYLSLLRGWVIFLVGTIGAFAGFFYTARPINYKYYGLGGPSIFLWMGVIMVWGIYLIQTGIQAWYPVWVGIPVSFLITAMQHSNELRDYENDKKKGIKTAPVVMGFKFARYYYYFLIISAYLSLTILIYKNLLPAWSLLVLITLPLAVNRIKTIYYAQNQNDLLGIDYKMASLNIEFGGSLAATLVISRFF, via the coding sequence ATGTTAAATAAAACAGAAACATTAAGTAGACTGAAATACTGGCTGATTGCCATCAGGCCATTTGGCTTTGCAACTACTACAGTTTCAACCAGTGTCGGGGCTGCCCTGGCTTTTTATCACGGAATATTTGACCTTAAGCTACATTTGATAAGTATGATACCACTAATGCTTATACATACCGGAACAAACCTAATTAATGATTATTTTGATTATATAATAGGCCTGGATCATGGAGATTCCTTAAGTTCCAGTGGGTTAAATAGAGTCAAAGGCAAAATTAAACCTGAAGAATTTTACAAAGTAGGTCTATGGTGCTTTTTTTTAAGTATTCCTTTTGGAATTTACCTTTCATTACTCAGGGGTTGGGTTATATTTTTGGTAGGTACTATTGGGGCTTTTGCTGGCTTTTTTTACACTGCCAGGCCTATCAACTATAAATACTATGGTCTTGGCGGCCCATCTATTTTTTTATGGATGGGAGTAATAATGGTCTGGGGAATATACCTTATTCAGACTGGTATACAGGCATGGTATCCAGTCTGGGTTGGTATACCTGTCAGTTTCTTGATAACTGCTATGCAGCACTCCAACGAATTAAGGGACTATGAAAATGATAAGAAAAAAGGTATCAAAACTGCCCCGGTAGTTATGGGCTTTAAATTTGCAAGATATTATTATTATTTTTTGATTATCTCTGCCTACCTATCGTTAACAATCCTGATCTATAAAAATCTTCTGCCCGCATGGTCTTTGTTGGTTTTAATAACTCTACCCCTGGCAGTTAATAGAATCAAGACTATCTATTACGCCCAAAATCAAAATGATCTGCTGGGAATAGACTATAAAATGGCCAGTCTAAATATTGAATTTGGAGGAAGCCTAGCAGCAACCCTAGTAATTAGCAGGTTTTTTTGA